In Pyrus communis chromosome 1, drPyrComm1.1, whole genome shotgun sequence, the following are encoded in one genomic region:
- the LOC137718189 gene encoding uncharacterized protein — translation MASSSISGSAALNDKSTKSEKVEFERWTRANKVALSILERGMTDTVRGGIKKCYMGKDYLIAIENKFKESQKAEIAQYMTLLTTYKFEGGGSIRDHIMKMTDAAEKLNSLDMNICEKQLVFMILQALPLKFSQLKVSYNT, via the exons ATGGCGTCGTCTTCAATCTCGGGTTCTGCAG CTCTTAATGATAAGAGTACTAAATCTGAAAAAGTGGAATTTGAAAGATGGACAAGAGCAAATAAGGTTGCATTGTCTATATTGGAAAGAGGTATGACAGATACTGTGCGAGGAGGAATAAAGAAGTGTTATATGGGAAAAGACTATCTCATTGCTATTGAGAACAAGTTTAAAGAATCACAGAAGGCTGAAATCGCTCAGTATATGACACTTCTCACAACCTACAAGTTTGAGGGAGGCGGCTCAATTAGAGACCATATCATGAAGATGACTGATGCAGCTGAGAAGTTGAATTCATTAGACATGAATATATGTGAAAAGCAACTTGTTTTCATGATTTTGCAAGCCTTGCCTTTGAAGTTCAGTCAACTGAAGGTTTCTTATAACACTTAA